The genomic DNA ACTGGCGAGCGCAGCATCGCCAGCGCGACAGTGGCAGACGGGAACGTGGCGTTTAATACGGTGCTGCCGGGAGCGGACCCGTGCGCGGACAGTGCCAGCCGGGCCTACGTGCTCGATGCCCTGTCCGGATTCGCGCCCGGTGACGGCGGGGCAGCCATCAGCGGCAACGTCACCGGTACACTGCTGCCGGACTTCATCGATGGGCCGCCACTGCTGCTGGCGGGGGCGCGCACGCGTACGCGTGGGTTGCCGGCGGTCCCCGGCGCACGCTTCCAGGTCGCGCGCACGACGGATCATGTGGCGCTGAGCTCGCGCGGCACGGTGACGCGGGCGGCGACCAGCCGCGCCAGCCTGCCAGCCGGGCGCCTGAGCTGGCGCGAGGTGCTGAACTGGCGCCAGTTGCATGCCGAGGCGGCGCGGCGCGGCAGGGTCGATGGGAGGCCGCCATGAGTGCCGCGGCTGAGCGCCGGGTTACCCGACAGCGGGCGTTTACGCTGACCGAGGTACTGGTGGCGCTGGCTGTCTGCGGCATCGTCGGCGCGGTGGCGCTGCCGACCTACCAGGAGCAACTGGTGCGGGCCCGCCGCACCGAAGCGCAGGCGGCATTGCAGCGGCTGATGCAACAGCAGGAGCGCTACTTCACGCTGCACAACCGCTATGTCGCGTTCGGGCCGGACAGTACGGACGATGACGCACGCCAGTTCCGTTGGTGGTCCGGTACCAGGCCGGAGCGCAGCGCGTATGAGATCGCGGGCCGGGCATGCGACGACCGGCCGCTG from Pseudoduganella armeniaca includes the following:
- a CDS encoding type IV pilin protein, which translates into the protein MSAAAERRVTRQRAFTLTEVLVALAVCGIVGAVALPTYQEQLVRARRTEAQAALQRLMQQQERYFTLHNRYVAFGPDSTDDDARQFRWWSGTRPERSAYEIAGRACDDRPLEECVQLVATPGTRRVDVHFRDASCGQLILTSLGERRASGTDPRCWR